Below is a window of Virgibacillus sp. NKC19-3 DNA.
TTAACAAAAGTCAAAGAATTAAGCACTATAAATGCTCTTTGGTCAGGTGGAGGGACACTTCTCATTAATATAAGTGGCATTTTTTTCTTAAACGAATCCGTTTCAGTTATTAAGGCAATTGGAATTTTGTGTATCGTGCTAGGAATTGTAGGATTGCGTTTTTCAAATAAGATAGCGAAAGTTGCAAAGTAATTCATATTGATAAGTAGGTGTTCAAATTGGGTTCCCTGTTACTCACAGTAAGCGTTATTTTTTCCATCATTGCAAACATCTTTGCTAAGCTTTCACGAGGCTTTAAAAATAAAGGATTGAGTATTCTATCCTTTTTATTTTTTGGTTTATGTATTTATTTCTTAACGTTAAGTGTTCAGTACATTGAAGTTGGCATTGTTTATGCTGTTTGGTCCGGGGCAGCGATAGCCGCCACTGCCATTATGGGCATTGTCTTTTTTAAGGAGACTGCTAATAAGGTTAAGTTACTTTCTATACTCGTAATACTAATTGGCGTTATTATTCTTCAATTATCAAGTTAAGTTGAACCTCCTTTAAACAATGTTAGAGTTTGGCGGGGTTTTTTATTTAAACACGTTTGTTTTTCGTCCCTCACCGCTCGATTGTTTTCGCGCATGAGGGACCGGACACATACCTCGTTATCCTTCATTCTCGTCCGTTTTTACCAATGTAAAGAAAGCAATAAACCCAATGAGAGAAGTCGTAAAAAGAATCGCTCCCATTGGAATAGCAGATGCTTCGTTAATACCAGCAAGCGGAGAAAAACCGGCCCCGAGTAGCATTGGAAGCATGCCTAGGATAGCGCTCGCACTCCCTGCACGGTGCCCTTGTTTGGCCATTCCTAGGGTGAAGGTACTGGTGATGATCATTCCCATGGTTGTCATGTATATGAAAATTAATAGGACAAGCATTGCTAATGGCCCTTTAATAATGGTCATTATAAACAGGAGGGAAGTCGCAGTTAGTGCAATAATAACGGCGGCCTGAAGCATTTTTACTTCTGAGATAATACCACTAAGGCGCCCGATGATAAAACTCCCCATAATAATGGCTATTCCATTAATCCCAAATAGAACACTAAACACTTGTGGAGACACCCCGTAGATATCCTGATAGACAAAAGGAGTACCTGAGACATAGGCGAAACTACCACCGTGTACAAATCCGACAACTAAGGCATAGCCGATAAACGAACGATCCTTCAACAAACTGCCCATTGTCATCACGGAAGAGCCAATGGAACTGGGGATCCGTTTTTCTGGCGGCAGTGTTTCCTTTAATGTTGTGGCAACAATGATAACAATCAAGATTCCAATGATAGCTAGAAAATAGAAAATCGTTTGCCAACCTGCAGATGGAAAAGCTAAAATTGCTCCACCAAGCATAGGCGCAATCATAGGTGCAACAGCATTGATCACCATTAAAAGCGAGAAGAATTTGGTAAGCGCTTTGCCGCTGAATACGTCACGGACAACAGCGCGAGAAAGGACAACTCCTGCAGAAGCAGTGAACCCTTGTAAGAATCTGGAAGCAATCAATGTTGTTATATTAGGTGCGAATGCACAGAAAATGGAGGCCAATGCGAACAAGGAAGTAGCAACTAACAATGGCTTCCTCCTTCCTTGTGCATCACTGATCGGTCCAACAACTAACTGACCGATCGCAAGTCCGATTAAACATGCCGTGAGACTTAACTGTACCAGCGTAGCATTTGCAGCAAAATCCGCAGCAATACTAGGGAAACTTGGCAAATACATATCAATATTAAGCGGTCCTAAAAAGGCAAGCATGCCGAGAAGTAAAGCTAATCCCACACGTGTTTTTCCTGTTGGGTTGTGAAGCATGAATAACCAATCACCTTTCTATCTCATTATTTATAGCAAACATGACTATTATACGTTAGGGGCAAAAGGTAGTCTAGTAATTTTTCTCGGGTCTGTCCTTTGACAAAAGGTCTGATATAGTGGATATTAATGATTTACCTACCAAATTAAAAAGCCTCCCCCTGGAAAATGGGAAAGGCTCTTGGGCAGAGCAAGATAATACGAGCTATTCATTCGTCTGCTCATACATATTGGATTCAAACAGATCAATCAATTCTATTTTAGGGTGGTTATCTTTGAACCAATTTAATGCGAACTCATTTCTGAATAAAACCACATAATTATCCTCTCGATCTCGAACAAGCTGATTTCGTTCGTCAAAGAGGGACTCATCTACCTGTTCTTCTTTTAACCAACGTGGGATTCGCTCACCAACGGATTCCAGCGTTACTTCAACATTATACTCATTTTTCATTCTATATTTGAATACATCGTATTGCAGCTCGCCTACGGCTCCTAGAATATTGGATTCACTACGATGTCTTTTAAATAATTGAATGGCCCCTTCTTGTACAAGTTGTTCAATTCCTTTATTAAACTGTTTGGATTTCATTACATTACTTGCTGTCACCTTTTTAAAGAGTTCCGGCGGGAATTGTGGTAACTCGTCATATTCGAAAGATGCTTTACCTTCAATTAATGTATCTCCAATTCGGTAGGCGTTCGGATCATAGACACCTATAATATCTCCTGCATACGCTTCTTCTACCGTGTCTCTGGATGATGCAACAAATTGCTGTGTTTGGGCTAGCTTGACTGGCTTATCAGTCCTTGCTAGTTTCACGTTCATTCCGCGTTCAAATTTGCCGGAGCAGACCCGCAAAAATGCCACCCTGTCACGGTGAGCAGGATTCATATTGGCCTGAATCTTAAAAATAAATCCGGAGAAGTCCGGGTTATCGGGCTGAATGACTCCTTCCGTCGATTTTCTTGGCGTCGGTGGTGGAGCCATGGATACAAACGTATCAAAGAAATGTTGTACACCAAAAGGCGCTAATGCACTACCAAAGAAAACAGGAGTCTGCTCTCCAGACATAACCGCATTTATGGAAAATGTATCCCCGGCTTCTTCTACTAAAGAAAGTTCCTCTTCAGTTTCTTGATACGCTGCCTGAGAGACTAGTTCCTCATGTGCCGGTTTATCCAAATCTGCATAAGGAATATACGTTTCTTCTTCATTTCCATTATATTGAATAAATTGCTTTCCATCACGATCGAAAATACCGAGGAATCGTTTGCCCATACCTACCGGCCAACTCATTGGATAAGTCTTAATATCTAACACCGCTTCGATTTCCTCCAGTAATTCAAGGGGCTCTCTTCCTTCGCGATCTAATTTATTGATAAACGTAAAAATGGGGATGCCACGCATGCGGCATACCTTGAATAATTTTTTCGTTTGCGCTTCGATTCCCTTAGTAGCATCAATGATCATGACCACGCTATCCACTGCAGTTAGCGTCCGGTACGTATCTTCACTGAAATCATCATGGCCAGGCGTATCCAGGATATTTACTTCATAATCATGATATGGAAAGTTCATCACACTTGAAGTAACCGAGATACCGCGTTGTTTCTCAATTTCCATCCAGTCGGACGTAGCGAATTTTCCGGATTTCTTTCCTTTTACGGTTCCAGCTGAACGAATTTGATTTCCGAATAAAAGCAGCTTCTCTGTTAGTGTTGTTTTCCCCGCATCCGGGTGCGATATAATGGCAAATGTTCTTCGTTTTGCAACTTCATCATGTAAACTCATAAAAAATCCCTTTCATTCAAAATTTAGTTTATGGGTATGTGTTTGATTTGTAATCGGGGATTTTTTACATCGGAATAATGCTCCTTATACCGGTTATGTTAGTCGAATAAAAACATACCACGAGTACAGGTTGGAAGTCAATGAACAGAATTCCAAACCAAATGTTTGATCAGCTTTTCGTATAGAGTAACTTACGGAAATAATGGATAGGAATAGAAAATAAACATACACACGTCACCTTAGGACGTGTGTATGTTTATTTTCTATTTATTACAGCTTTTAAACCTAAATTAGCACCAAGCCGCTCCAACGATAATGAGAAGGATAAATAATACGACGATTAACGCAAAGCCACCGCCAGCGCCACAGCCGCCACCATATCCTGCTCCAGCAACTTCATAGCCGTGTCCGCCACAGCCGCATCCCATTCCGTATCCCATAAAAAGGTCCTCCTTTTAATATTATAATTTTTATTCTTAGTATCCATAGCCGCCGTAGGATGCTCCTACAATAATCAGTAGGATGAACAATACTACGACAAAGGCGAATCCGCCACCGTATCCAGCTCCAGTTGATTCACTCATTACTAAAACACCTCCTGACTCTTTACAATTAATCTATGTTATCACCCTAAGAGTGGAAGGGACATTAACCCATATTACAGGTATTT
It encodes the following:
- a CDS encoding DMT family transporter yields the protein MYYFILILSIIFEVNAATFMSISEGFTALIPSIIVTVSYFLAITLYIWLTKVKELSTINALWSGGGTLLINISGIFFLNESVSVIKAIGILCIVLGIVGLRFSNKIAKVAK
- a CDS encoding DMT family transporter; this translates as MFKLGSLLLTVSVIFSIIANIFAKLSRGFKNKGLSILSFLFFGLCIYFLTLSVQYIEVGIVYAVWSGAAIAATAIMGIVFFKETANKVKLLSILVILIGVIILQLSS
- a CDS encoding Bcr/CflA family efflux MFS transporter, encoding MLHNPTGKTRVGLALLLGMLAFLGPLNIDMYLPSFPSIAADFAANATLVQLSLTACLIGLAIGQLVVGPISDAQGRRKPLLVATSLFALASIFCAFAPNITTLIASRFLQGFTASAGVVLSRAVVRDVFSGKALTKFFSLLMVINAVAPMIAPMLGGAILAFPSAGWQTIFYFLAIIGILIVIIVATTLKETLPPEKRIPSSIGSSVMTMGSLLKDRSFIGYALVVGFVHGGSFAYVSGTPFVYQDIYGVSPQVFSVLFGINGIAIIMGSFIIGRLSGIISEVKMLQAAVIIALTATSLLFIMTIIKGPLAMLVLLIFIYMTTMGMIITSTFTLGMAKQGHRAGSASAILGMLPMLLGAGFSPLAGINEASAIPMGAILFTTSLIGFIAFFTLVKTDENEG
- a CDS encoding peptide chain release factor 3, with amino-acid sequence MSLHDEVAKRRTFAIISHPDAGKTTLTEKLLLFGNQIRSAGTVKGKKSGKFATSDWMEIEKQRGISVTSSVMNFPYHDYEVNILDTPGHDDFSEDTYRTLTAVDSVVMIIDATKGIEAQTKKLFKVCRMRGIPIFTFINKLDREGREPLELLEEIEAVLDIKTYPMSWPVGMGKRFLGIFDRDGKQFIQYNGNEEETYIPYADLDKPAHEELVSQAAYQETEEELSLVEEAGDTFSINAVMSGEQTPVFFGSALAPFGVQHFFDTFVSMAPPPTPRKSTEGVIQPDNPDFSGFIFKIQANMNPAHRDRVAFLRVCSGKFERGMNVKLARTDKPVKLAQTQQFVASSRDTVEEAYAGDIIGVYDPNAYRIGDTLIEGKASFEYDELPQFPPELFKKVTASNVMKSKQFNKGIEQLVQEGAIQLFKRHRSESNILGAVGELQYDVFKYRMKNEYNVEVTLESVGERIPRWLKEEQVDESLFDERNQLVRDREDNYVVLFRNEFALNWFKDNHPKIELIDLFESNMYEQTNE
- a CDS encoding YjcZ family sporulation protein — its product is MGYGMGCGCGGHGYEVAGAGYGGGCGAGGGFALIVVLFILLIIVGAAWC
- a CDS encoding YjcZ family sporulation protein, with protein sequence MSESTGAGYGGGFAFVVVLFILLIIVGASYGGYGY